In the genome of Monodelphis domestica isolate mMonDom1 chromosome 2, mMonDom1.pri, whole genome shotgun sequence, one region contains:
- the LOC100022736 gene encoding olfactory receptor 14A2-like: MSNLTSMTEFLLMGFSNTWELQVVHATFFLMIYLMALIGNLIIFTIISLDVHLHTPMYFFLKNLSFLDLCLISVTVPKSIANSLSHNSSISYLGCVLQLFLVILFAGSEISILTVMSYDRYVAICQPLHYETIMIKGSCVKMAVASWFSGGVVGTMYSASTFSLPFCGSREIHQFFCDVPSLLRISCSEKHIVVYVSVAIGLGLGIFCCIYIITSYVHIFSTVLKIPTTQGRSKAFSTCLPHLIVFIVFIITGAMAYLKPPFDSNTVLDLLLSMFYTVVPPTLNPVIYSLRNKDMKTSINKLIAWKHSSEGLMKFFP; the protein is encoded by the coding sequence ATGAGTAACCTCACCAGCATGACAGAATTTCTCCTCATGGGCTTTTCCAATACCTGGGAGCTACAGGTCGTACATGCCACGTTCTTCTTGATGATCTACCTGATGGCTCTCATAGGGAATCTGATTATCTTCACCATCATCTCTCTAGATGTCCACCTCCACACCCCAATGTACTTCTTTCTGAAGAACTTGTCCTTTTTAGATCTCTGCCTCATTTCTGTTACTGTGCCTAAATCCATTGCAAACTCCTTGAGCCACAATTCCTCCATCTCTTACTTGGGATGTGTATTACAGCTCTTCTTAGTGATTTTATTTGCAGGATCAGAGATTTCAATCCTCACAGTGATGTCTTATGACCGGTATGTGGCTATCTGCCAGCCCCTGCACTATGAAACCATCATGATCAAAGGATCTTGTGTGAAAATGGCAGTGGCTTCCTGGTTCAGTGGAGGAGTGGTTGGGACCATGTACTCAGCTAGTACATTCTCTTTGCCCTTCTGTGGCTCTAGGGAGATCCATCAGTTCTTCTGTGATGTCCCTTCTTTGCTCAGGATTTCCTGCTCTGAAAAACATATTGTAGTTTATGTGAGTGTAGCTATTGGGCTGGGCTTAGGGATTTTCTGCTGTATTTATATCATTACCTCCTATGTCCACATCTTCTCAACTGTGCTGAAGATTCCAACAACACAAGGTCGATCTAAAGCTTTCTCTACTTGCCTACCTCATCTCATTGTTTTCATAGTTTTTATCATAACTGGGGCCATGGCTTATTTAAAACCACCTTTTGACTCTAACACAGTTCTGGATCTATTGTTGTCTATGTTCTATACAGTGGTGCCTCCAACTTTGAACCCTGTTATTTATAGCCTGAGGAACAAGGATATGAAGACTTCTATCAATAAACTTATAGCCTGGAAACACTCATCAGAGGGATTAAtgaaattttttccatga